In Actinomycetota bacterium, a single window of DNA contains:
- a CDS encoding FAD-dependent oxidoreductase → MSETLVREQLNITIDGESLMAQSGQTILDVARARGVYIPSLCGDPRLKPNERCGMCVVEVSGESEPVKACATALVEGMSVRTDTPALIDIRKSRLKELFADHWADCIAPCTLACPAGTDAQGYIGLIARKRYRDAVELIKRTNPLPGIIGRVCTRPCEDVCRRNLVEERISICWLKRFTADRDKFSAMRFRPDVKPATGKKVAIIGAGPAGLSCAYYLAIEGHKPVIFEAMPQAGGMLRYGIPAYRLPKDIIDDEVHEILELGAELHTNKRLGADFTIEELQNEYDAVFLGIGAQAGTKMWIENEDIPGVMSGVDFLRSIGLNDPIKIGKTVAVVGGGNVAIDAARSSLRLGAEKVYLIYRRGRAEMPAHDIEIEEAEHEGVELLLLANPTRVIGTDRVEAVECVRMALGEPDASGRRRPEPQAGSEFVLEVDNLIAAIGQAIDGTGAEGAMDGKYMAADAATTQTSLTGVFAAGDAVTGPDAAIQAVAGGRDSAFAIIQYLDGKEIDLGARTPFSAARGGVTKEDLGVSGVARVKMPDLETAKRLGVGNFTEVELGLSEEDALKEAERCLECGCIKQNDCDLRDAAITYEIEPSDDYAAMRRFKIDKSHPIVLRDQNKCIQCQKCVDICDSVVGAFALEYREGENDIVPTGNIPLAETKCEACGQCISACPTAALVENRPKFAREFLWPPAVTTTTCTYCGVGCTLELNTDRTGKVFRVTQTLGEGVNKGNLCGKGRFGYHFIGHPDRLTHPLMRKDGKLVKVSWVEAINTVAGRLYDVKSTYGADTVAGFTSARCTSEENYLFQKLLRAVIGTNNVDHCARL, encoded by the coding sequence ATGTCGGAGACACTGGTACGCGAACAACTCAACATAACAATAGACGGGGAGTCCCTTATGGCTCAGTCGGGCCAGACTATCCTCGACGTTGCGCGGGCACGCGGGGTCTATATCCCGAGCCTCTGCGGCGACCCGCGCCTCAAACCGAATGAGCGCTGCGGCATGTGTGTCGTAGAGGTGTCCGGTGAAAGCGAGCCCGTCAAGGCATGCGCGACCGCGCTAGTCGAAGGCATGAGCGTGCGCACCGACACCCCCGCGCTCATCGACATACGAAAGAGCCGCCTCAAGGAACTCTTTGCCGACCACTGGGCCGACTGCATCGCGCCCTGCACTCTGGCCTGCCCGGCGGGGACCGACGCCCAGGGCTACATCGGCCTCATCGCGCGGAAACGCTACCGCGACGCGGTAGAGCTTATAAAGCGGACCAACCCGCTCCCCGGCATCATCGGGCGGGTCTGCACCCGTCCCTGTGAGGATGTGTGCCGGCGCAACCTGGTGGAAGAGCGCATCAGCATCTGCTGGCTCAAGCGATTCACCGCCGACCGGGATAAATTCTCGGCGATGCGCTTTCGCCCCGATGTAAAGCCCGCGACCGGCAAGAAGGTCGCTATCATCGGCGCCGGTCCGGCCGGCCTCTCATGCGCGTATTACCTCGCCATCGAGGGCCATAAACCGGTCATCTTCGAGGCGATGCCCCAGGCCGGCGGTATGCTCCGCTACGGCATCCCCGCCTATCGTCTCCCGAAAGACATTATCGACGACGAGGTCCACGAGATACTCGAACTCGGCGCGGAGCTTCATACCAACAAACGCCTCGGCGCGGACTTCACAATAGAGGAGCTACAAAACGAATACGACGCGGTCTTTCTCGGTATCGGCGCACAGGCCGGCACGAAGATGTGGATTGAGAACGAAGATATTCCCGGCGTGATGAGCGGCGTCGATTTTTTGCGCTCCATCGGCCTCAACGACCCGATAAAAATCGGAAAAACAGTTGCCGTAGTCGGCGGCGGAAACGTTGCTATCGACGCGGCGCGAAGCTCGCTTCGTCTCGGCGCCGAGAAGGTCTACCTTATCTACCGCCGCGGCCGCGCTGAGATGCCGGCCCATGATATAGAGATAGAAGAGGCCGAGCACGAGGGCGTCGAACTATTGCTCCTGGCGAACCCGACCCGCGTCATCGGCACGGATAGGGTCGAGGCGGTCGAGTGTGTGCGGATGGCGCTTGGCGAACCCGACGCATCGGGGCGCCGCCGTCCCGAGCCGCAGGCGGGGAGTGAGTTCGTTCTCGAAGTCGATAATCTCATCGCCGCAATCGGCCAGGCCATCGACGGCACCGGCGCGGAAGGCGCGATGGACGGAAAATATATGGCGGCCGATGCCGCCACCACGCAGACCTCGCTTACCGGCGTCTTTGCGGCGGGTGACGCGGTGACCGGCCCCGACGCCGCTATCCAGGCGGTCGCCGGCGGTCGCGACTCCGCGTTTGCGATAATCCAATACCTCGACGGCAAAGAGATAGACCTGGGCGCGCGGACGCCCTTTAGCGCGGCGCGCGGCGGGGTCACGAAAGAAGACCTCGGCGTATCGGGAGTCGCGCGTGTAAAAATGCCCGACCTCGAGACGGCTAAAAGACTCGGTGTCGGCAACTTCACCGAGGTCGAATTGGGCCTGAGCGAGGAAGACGCGCTTAAGGAAGCGGAGCGTTGCCTCGAGTGCGGCTGCATCAAACAGAACGACTGTGACCTGCGCGACGCCGCCATAACTTACGAGATTGAGCCGAGCGACGACTATGCGGCCATGCGCCGTTTCAAGATAGACAAGAGCCACCCCATCGTCTTACGCGACCAGAACAAGTGTATCCAGTGTCAAAAGTGCGTCGATATCTGCGATTCGGTGGTCGGGGCTTTTGCGCTAGAGTACCGGGAGGGTGAAAACGATATCGTGCCGACCGGCAATATCCCGCTCGCCGAGACCAAATGCGAAGCGTGCGGCCAGTGCATCTCGGCTTGCCCGACCGCGGCGCTCGTCGAGAACCGGCCGAAATTCGCCCGCGAGTTTCTCTGGCCGCCCGCGGTTACGACAACGACCTGTACTTATTGCGGAGTCGGCTGCACGCTCGAACTCAACACCGACCGCACCGGCAAGGTCTTTCGTGTGACGCAAACGCTGGGCGAGGGAGTCAACAAGGGCAACCTCTGCGGCAAAGGCCGCTTCGGCTACCATTTTATCGGTCACCCCGACCGCCTGACCCACCCGCT